One Solea senegalensis isolate Sse05_10M linkage group LG3, IFAPA_SoseM_1, whole genome shotgun sequence genomic window carries:
- the LOC122766196 gene encoding extracellular calcium-sensing receptor-like, whose product MNQVEVMRVHLDTSYLMLVLSSCFSSTVSSFYSSSCQSQGRFHLNGIHETGDVILGGIFQVHFFASYPDLSFTSEPRQPTCYGFDYLGFRHAQSMAFAIDEINRNSNLLPNVTLGYSLYDNCLEIGIGTALTLVSGQEKQVALEDNCVGTPPVLGIVGDSSSTRTIAISTVIGLYRVPLVSYFATCSCLSDRQKFPSFFRTIPNDAFQVNAMIQILKHFGWTWAGLLISDDDYGVHAARSFHSDLGPASGGCLAYTEILPSGDNPAELRRIVDVMRKSTARVVIVFSNISRMIILMKEVVRQNVTGLQWMGSEAWTSVEVLQTPQFMPYLGGTLGISIRRGEMPGLRDFLLQIRPDLHHNNTEENSMVNQFWEHTFQCRFAPPPAGWVEAGGELCTGQEVIENVENELVDVSDLRPEYNVYKAVYALAYALDDMLQCEPGRGPFSNNTCAHLQRLEPWQLVYYLEKVNFTTTFGDQVSFDENGDALPIYDIMNWEWLPDGRTKVQRVGEVKRSAFKGEELTLDEDKIFWNFESKQPPRSVCSESCPPGTRMARKKGEPEYCFDCVPCSEGKISNTTDSMECTSCPEDFWSSPQRDHCVPKKTEYLFYHEPLGICLTITSLLGTFICVVVLGIFIHHHSTPIVRANNSELSFLLLVSLKLCFLCSLLFIGRPRLWTCQLRHAAFGISFVLCVSCILVKTMVVLAVFRASKPGGESSLKWFGAVQQRGTVLVLTSIQAAICTVWLVSASPMPHKNTQYHSNKIIYECAVGSTVGFAVLLGYIGLLAVISFLFAFLAKNLPDSFNEAKLITFSMLIFCAVWVAFVPAYISSPGKYADAVEVFAILASSFGLLVALFGPKCYIILLKPEQNTKKAIMGRCTTTHQS is encoded by the exons ATGAACCAGGTGGAAGTCATGAGGGTACATTTAGACACCAGCTACCTCATGCTTGTGTTGTCCTCctgtttttcctccactgtgtcttctttttattcctcctcttgtcagtcaCAGGGTCggtttcatttaaatggaataCACGAAACTGGAGATGTCATCCTAGGTGGAATTTTTCAAGTCCACTTCTTTGCTTCCTATCCTGACCTGTcctttacctcagagccacgTCAGCCGacctgctatgg ATTTGATTATTTAGGATTCAGACACGCTCAgtccatggcctttgctattgatgagatcaacagaaactccaacctacTGCcgaatgtgactctgggatacagtctgtatgataactgcctCGAAATAGGAATTGGTacagcactgaccttagtcagtggtcaagaaaaGCAAGTTGCATTAGAGGacaactgtgtaggaactcctccagtcctagggattgtgggagaTTCTTCCTCTACTCGTACTATTGCTATATCCACAGTCataggtttgtacagagtgccttTG gtgagttattttgccacatgttcctgcctgagtgatcgacaaaagttcccatctttctttaggacgatcccgaATGATGCTTTTCAG gtgaatgctatgattcagattctaaaacactttggttggacttgggcaggactgctcatcagtgatgatgattatggagtccacgctgcccgatcctttcactctgatctgggtccagctagtggaggttgtctggcttacacagagattttgcccagTGGTGACAaccctgctgaactaaggagaatagtggatgtgatgaggaaatctacagctcgagtggtgattgtgttttcaaacataaGTCGTATGATTAtcctcatgaaagag gtggtgaggcagaatgtgacaggcctgcagtggatgggAAGTGAAGCCTGGACATCAGTTGAagtgctccagactcctcaatttatgccgtacctgggtggaacactgggcatctccatccgtcgaggagaaatgcCAGGACTcagagacttcctgttacaaatacgtcctgacctacatcacaacaacacagaggagaATAGCATG gtgaatcagttttgggaacacacatttcagtgtagatttgcaccacctccagcaggttgggtggaagctggaggagaattatgcactggacaggaagttatagagaatgtggagaatgaattggtggatgtttcagacctcagaccagagtataatgtgtataaggctgtgtacgctctggcttatgctcttgatgacatgctgcagtgtgagccagggagaggacctttcagcaacaacacctgtgctcatttacaaagactggagccatggcag CTTGTGTATTATTTGGAGAAAGTCAACTTCAcgacaacatttggtgatcaagtgtcatttgatgagaatggtgatgccttaccaatatatgacatcatgaactgggagtggctccctgatggaagaactaaagttcagagagtgggtgaggttaagaggtcggccttcaaaggtgaagaactcacactggatgaagacaaaatcttctggaactttgagtCCAAACAG cctcctcggtcagtgtgcagtgagagttgtcctccaggtacccgcatggccagaaagaagggggaacctgagtattgttttgactgtgtcccttgttctgagggaaagatcagcaatacaactg actccatggagtgcaccagttgtccagaagatttctggtccagcccccagcgtgaccactgtgttcctaagaaaacagagtacCTCttctaccatgagcctctgggtatctgcttgacaatcacctcactgttgggcacatttatctgtgttgttgttctgggcatcttcatccatcatcacagcacacctatagttcgtgccaacaattcagaactcagttttcttctcttggtgtcactcaaattgtgtttcttgtgttcgttgctcttcattggacgacccagattatggacttgtcaactaagacatgcagcatttggcatcagctttgtactttgtgtctcatgtatcctggtgaaaaccatggtggttctggctgtgttcagggcctccaaaccaggaggtgagtccagtctcaagtggtttggtgctgtgcagcagagagggacagttctggttctgacttctattcaagcagcaatctgcactgtctggcttgtctctgcttcaccaatgcctcataaaaacacgcAGTATCACAGTAACAAGATCATTTATGAGTGcgcagttgggtccacagttggttttgcagttttacttggttatattggtttactggctgtcatcagttttttgtttgcttttctagCGAaaaatcttccagacagtttcaatgaggccaaactcatcactttcagcatgctgatcttctgtgcagtgtgggtggcctttgtccctgcttacatcagctcaccaggcaaatatgcagatgcagtggaggtatttgccatcctggcctccagttttggcctcttggtggcactgtttggacccaaatgttacataatcctgttaaaaccagaacaaaacacaaagaaagctaTTATGGGTCGATGCACCACAACACATCAAAGTTAA